The Granulicella sibirica genome has a segment encoding these proteins:
- a CDS encoding SDR family NAD(P)-dependent oxidoreductase produces the protein MMNRFEGKVVIVTGAGSGIGASTARRFLREGAFVVLNGRRELKLHETVDGYDEAKTLVHPGDISDEAYVKRLVEDTVAKFGQLDVFVNNAAVAVFGPFAQTTTDDWRKTMATDLDSVFFTSREALPHLLKTKGSIINVSSASGLGGDWGLSAYDAAKGAVTNFTRALALEYGSRGVRVNAVAPSLTSTDATVDIEKSDAVMAAFRDRLPIGRAATPDEVAGVIAFLASDDATFINGVNLPVDGGLHASNGQPNFLALFGQG, from the coding sequence ATGATGAATAGGTTTGAAGGTAAAGTCGTTATCGTCACTGGAGCAGGCTCGGGTATCGGTGCCAGCACGGCACGCCGTTTTCTGCGCGAAGGAGCGTTCGTCGTGCTCAATGGACGCCGTGAGCTAAAGCTGCACGAGACCGTCGACGGATATGACGAAGCGAAAACTCTTGTTCACCCCGGAGATATCTCAGACGAGGCGTACGTCAAGCGACTTGTAGAGGACACCGTCGCCAAATTCGGACAACTTGATGTGTTCGTCAACAACGCTGCGGTCGCGGTCTTCGGGCCATTTGCTCAGACCACCACAGATGATTGGCGCAAGACGATGGCAACCGACCTCGACAGCGTTTTCTTCACCTCGCGCGAGGCATTGCCGCATCTGCTCAAGACCAAGGGCTCCATCATTAACGTTTCCTCCGCGTCCGGCCTGGGTGGTGACTGGGGTCTAAGCGCCTATGATGCCGCCAAGGGAGCCGTCACAAACTTCACACGGGCTCTTGCGCTTGAGTATGGCTCTCGCGGCGTGCGGGTCAACGCCGTCGCGCCAAGCCTTACCTCCACAGACGCCACCGTAGACATCGAGAAGAGTGACGCGGTCATGGCAGCATTTCGAGATCGCCTGCCGATCGGGAGAGCCGCCACTCCGGACGAAGTCGCAGGTGTCATTGCATTCCTGGCGAGCGACGACGCCACCTTTATCAATGGAGTGAATCTACCTGTTGATGGCGGACTCCATGCTTCCAACGGACAACCGAACTTCCTGGCACTCTTCGGACAAGGCTAA